A genomic window from Haladaptatus caseinilyticus includes:
- a CDS encoding ABC transporter permease, with protein sequence MGIWHWLERHALALLGVVTSAVLIVLFYFPVAIVFADAGGVDAFSAVLTDRFYVNEIFAFTAWQAFLSTLASVALGLPGAYILSRYEFPGRRTIRSLTIVPFVMPSILVAIGFVAMFGQRGLLNDLLGVVGVGPYSLLYNLPAIIVAHAFYNAPLVARITNAAWESVDAREVETARSLGASRFRAFRDVLIPQLLPAILTGALLTFIFTFMSFPIVLALGGFEFQTVEVWIYALVRDLDYSEAAVLAVLETSLSLVLTYGYLRYEARQTAATRANRPLARKRVFSGVDSSTESLERVGVLVYSAVVIVVFVGPLLSTVLESVTGPSGFTLRYYEFLVTRQISGASFQTKPGVAVQNSLVFGLGTLLVALPMGVVIAVLSRTWDSRLIEAVAMAPLAVSGVMVGLGMLRGLVFGVPVAGTRVQVSGAIAIVAAHAVAAYPFVTRNVAPMLSGIDPRMVESARALGATRFRSLVDIELPLVAVGLAAGAAFAFAISIGEFDSTVILATGSSSYTMPVAVERYLGNRTLGPATAMGTVLLAVTAASFIVIDRLGGRWENG encoded by the coding sequence ATGGGTATCTGGCACTGGCTGGAACGACACGCACTCGCACTTCTCGGAGTCGTAACCAGCGCCGTCCTGATCGTCCTCTTTTACTTCCCGGTCGCCATCGTTTTTGCGGATGCCGGTGGTGTCGATGCCTTTTCGGCCGTTCTTACTGATCGGTTCTACGTCAACGAGATCTTCGCCTTTACCGCGTGGCAAGCGTTTCTCTCGACGCTTGCCAGCGTCGCCCTCGGATTGCCTGGCGCATACATTCTCTCGCGCTACGAATTCCCCGGCAGGCGAACGATTCGGTCGCTGACCATCGTTCCGTTCGTCATGCCGTCGATTCTCGTCGCCATCGGCTTCGTCGCGATGTTCGGCCAGCGCGGATTGCTTAACGATCTGCTCGGTGTCGTTGGAGTCGGACCATACTCCCTCCTTTACAATCTGCCCGCCATCATCGTCGCACATGCGTTCTACAATGCGCCACTGGTCGCCCGGATCACGAACGCAGCGTGGGAGAGCGTGGATGCTCGAGAAGTCGAGACTGCCCGCAGCCTCGGCGCAAGCCGTTTTCGGGCGTTTCGAGACGTGCTGATTCCGCAACTTCTCCCGGCGATTTTAACGGGCGCGCTTCTCACGTTCATTTTCACGTTCATGTCGTTCCCAATCGTACTCGCGCTTGGTGGCTTCGAGTTCCAAACCGTCGAGGTGTGGATTTACGCACTGGTTCGTGATCTGGACTATTCGGAGGCTGCGGTCCTTGCAGTTCTCGAAACCTCCCTGTCCTTGGTGTTGACCTATGGCTACCTTCGCTACGAAGCGCGACAAACCGCCGCGACCCGAGCGAATCGTCCGCTCGCTCGAAAACGTGTGTTTTCAGGCGTCGATAGCTCGACAGAATCACTCGAACGTGTGGGCGTGCTGGTCTACTCCGCCGTCGTCATCGTCGTCTTCGTCGGCCCGTTGCTCAGCACCGTCCTCGAAAGCGTGACGGGCCCGAGCGGGTTCACGCTTCGATACTATGAGTTTCTCGTAACGCGACAAATTTCCGGGGCGTCCTTCCAGACGAAACCCGGTGTCGCGGTCCAGAACTCGTTAGTGTTCGGACTGGGCACCCTGCTCGTCGCGCTTCCGATGGGTGTCGTGATTGCAGTGCTTTCTCGAACATGGGATAGCCGTCTGATAGAGGCCGTAGCGATGGCCCCACTCGCAGTCAGCGGGGTAATGGTTGGACTCGGCATGCTTCGCGGACTGGTTTTCGGGGTCCCAGTCGCGGGAACCAGGGTTCAGGTCAGTGGTGCGATCGCCATCGTCGCGGCCCACGCCGTTGCGGCGTATCCGTTCGTCACACGCAACGTCGCCCCGATGTTGTCGGGTATCGATCCCCGAATGGTCGAATCCGCTCGCGCACTCGGTGCGACCCGATTCCGGTCACTTGTGGACATCGAACTCCCGCTAGTTGCTGTTGGACTCGCCGCCGGGGCCGCTTTCGCCTTCGCTATCAGTATCGGCGAGTTCGACTCGACAGTTATTCTTGCCACGGGGAGCAGCAGTTACACGATGCCCGTCGCCGTCGAGCGATACCTCGGAAACCGAACCCTCGGCCCAGCGACCGCGATGGGGACCGTTCTACTCGCGGTCACCGCGGCCAGTTTCATCGTTATCGACCGTCTCGGCGGGAGGTGGGAGAATGGATAG
- a CDS encoding thiamine ABC transporter substrate-binding protein: MNRRTFLTAGSTALAGLAGCLDSSGTSDSGTSGTTANTTAQTELSGTLKVATYSAFVDAPSSSPGKWLKTAFEKEYPKATLEWQTPENEVNYFIQRRAQGVDIDTDVYVGLNVDHLITIDDKLGGKQLFTPVADSLSNYGHVKDDLKFDPKRRAVPYDTGYISLVYNGHEVENPGTFDALTKPKFESTLITENAQQAITGRAFLLWTIYEKGPDAYLDYWSQLKRNDVQILGSWDAAYTAYSNGERPIVVSYSTDQVYANRSGADMQKHQIGFLNGQGYANPEGMAKFANTDTPTLANAFLEFMLSKKVQSKIPTLNVQFPATDWADPGKEFEKYAKAPEKAITYSYDELKGNVEGWVDEWARQIATN; this comes from the coding sequence ATGAATCGAAGAACGTTCCTCACGGCGGGAAGTACCGCTCTCGCCGGTCTCGCTGGCTGTCTCGATAGCTCCGGTACGTCGGACTCCGGGACCTCGGGAACGACCGCTAACACGACTGCCCAGACTGAACTGAGTGGCACGCTCAAGGTCGCAACGTATAGCGCGTTCGTGGACGCTCCGAGTTCATCTCCCGGGAAATGGTTGAAAACGGCGTTCGAAAAAGAGTATCCCAAGGCGACGCTCGAATGGCAGACGCCCGAAAACGAGGTCAACTACTTCATCCAACGGCGGGCACAGGGCGTCGATATCGACACCGACGTCTATGTCGGGCTGAACGTCGATCATCTCATCACTATCGACGACAAGCTCGGCGGAAAACAGCTGTTCACCCCCGTCGCCGACTCCTTATCGAACTACGGCCACGTCAAGGATGATTTGAAGTTCGACCCGAAACGGAGAGCAGTTCCGTACGACACCGGTTACATCAGTCTCGTTTACAACGGACACGAAGTCGAGAACCCCGGAACGTTCGACGCATTGACCAAGCCGAAGTTCGAGAGTACCCTCATCACCGAAAACGCTCAGCAGGCGATTACCGGCCGCGCCTTCCTGCTCTGGACGATTTACGAGAAAGGACCGGACGCATATCTCGATTACTGGTCGCAGTTGAAACGAAATGACGTGCAAATCCTCGGGTCGTGGGATGCGGCCTACACCGCCTACTCGAACGGCGAACGACCTATCGTCGTCTCCTATTCCACGGACCAGGTGTACGCCAATCGCTCCGGTGCGGACATGCAAAAGCATCAAATCGGCTTCCTGAACGGACAGGGCTACGCGAATCCCGAAGGAATGGCGAAGTTCGCCAATACGGATACGCCGACGTTAGCGAACGCGTTTCTCGAATTCATGCTCTCGAAGAAGGTTCAGTCGAAGATTCCAACCCTCAACGTCCAATTCCCGGCTACTGACTGGGCCGATCCCGGCAAGGAGTTCGAGAAATATGCGAAAGCACCCGAGAAAGCGATTACCTATTCCTATGACGAGTTAAAAGGCAACGTCGAAGGATGGGTTGACGAATGGGCACGGCAGATCGCAACTAACTGA
- a CDS encoding sulfurtransferase produces MQQNVVVSADWLAERLDDVHIVDVRDRWEYEGIGHLPGAVNIPFEKFRSADASDAGMLPSSEPWADLLGNAGISEDDTIVAYDDMHGVFAARFLVTAELYGHETLHLLDGDFSSWQKAHETTTNAPDPENVPYQVQDPADTPLVSREEVEAAIDDSHTVLVDTRDPEEFAEGHLPNAINVDWLDLVDDETRGLKSPDKLREILESNGITPNKRVVLYCNTARRISHSYVVLSHLGYDDIGFYEGSLTEWNNEGGDLETSRSGMNDDRSPP; encoded by the coding sequence ATGCAGCAAAACGTCGTCGTCTCCGCTGACTGGCTCGCAGAGCGACTGGACGATGTTCACATCGTAGACGTACGCGATAGGTGGGAGTACGAGGGGATCGGTCACCTGCCGGGGGCGGTCAACATCCCATTCGAGAAATTTCGCTCCGCCGATGCGAGCGACGCGGGAATGCTCCCCAGCTCCGAACCATGGGCCGACCTGCTCGGAAACGCTGGTATCAGCGAGGACGATACTATCGTGGCGTATGACGACATGCACGGCGTGTTCGCGGCGCGATTCCTCGTCACAGCGGAACTGTACGGCCACGAAACCCTCCACCTGCTCGACGGTGATTTCAGTTCGTGGCAGAAAGCACACGAAACGACGACCAACGCGCCGGACCCAGAAAATGTACCGTACCAAGTACAGGATCCGGCCGACACGCCACTGGTCTCCCGTGAGGAAGTCGAGGCAGCTATCGATGACTCGCACACCGTCCTCGTCGATACCCGCGACCCCGAGGAATTCGCCGAGGGCCATCTGCCGAATGCAATCAACGTCGATTGGCTCGATCTCGTCGACGACGAGACTAGAGGACTTAAATCGCCGGATAAACTCCGTGAAATCCTCGAATCGAACGGCATCACACCTAACAAACGGGTCGTTCTCTACTGCAACACTGCTCGACGAATCAGTCACTCCTACGTCGTCCTCTCACACCTCGGCTACGACGATATCGGGTTTTACGAGGGTAGTCTCACCGAGTGGAATAACGAAGGTGGGGACCTCGAAACGTCGCGCTCGGGAATGAACGATGATCGTTCCCCTCCGTAA
- a CDS encoding sulfurtransferase, translating to MSNSDYAKDVLVTADWVEDNLDEFESDDPEYRLVEVDVDTEAYDDAHAPGAIGFNWETQLQDQTKRDILEKDDFADLLGSHGITEDSTVVLYGDNSNWFAAYTYWQFKYYGHRDVRLLDGGRDYWIENGYPTTDEEPEFSEVEYNARGPFEGIRAYRDDVEKAIDRGVPLVDVRSPEEFSGEVLAPPGLQETAQRGGHIPGASNVSWAATVTEDGTFKSAEELRDLYETEGVTNDQEVVAYCRIGERSSIAWFALSELLGYDNVVNYDGSWTEWGNLVDAPIETGSGN from the coding sequence ATGAGCAACAGTGACTACGCCAAAGACGTGCTCGTTACCGCGGACTGGGTCGAGGACAATTTGGACGAGTTCGAGAGCGACGACCCCGAGTACCGTCTCGTAGAGGTGGACGTGGACACGGAAGCCTACGACGACGCCCACGCCCCTGGCGCAATCGGGTTCAACTGGGAGACACAGCTACAAGACCAGACGAAACGGGACATCCTCGAAAAGGATGACTTCGCTGACCTACTGGGAAGTCACGGTATCACCGAGGATTCCACCGTGGTTCTCTACGGTGACAACTCCAACTGGTTCGCGGCGTACACCTACTGGCAGTTCAAATACTACGGTCACCGTGACGTACGCCTCCTCGACGGCGGACGCGACTATTGGATCGAGAACGGCTATCCAACGACGGACGAAGAACCGGAGTTCTCCGAAGTCGAATACAACGCCCGTGGCCCGTTCGAAGGCATTCGTGCCTACCGCGACGACGTGGAGAAAGCGATCGACCGCGGCGTTCCCCTCGTGGACGTTCGCTCGCCGGAGGAATTCAGCGGCGAAGTGCTCGCACCGCCAGGACTGCAGGAAACCGCACAGCGTGGCGGTCACATCCCGGGCGCGTCGAACGTCTCATGGGCAGCTACCGTCACCGAAGATGGCACCTTCAAAAGTGCGGAGGAACTCCGCGACCTCTACGAAACTGAGGGCGTGACGAACGACCAGGAGGTCGTCGCCTACTGCCGAATCGGCGAGCGCTCCTCGATCGCGTGGTTCGCGCTGTCGGAACTGCTCGGCTACGACAACGTCGTCAACTACGACGGGTCGTGGACGGAGTGGGGCAACCTCGTGGACGCGCCCATCGAAACCGGAAGCGGAAACTGA
- a CDS encoding DUF7511 domain-containing protein gives MTGSFDTIDKSAEPKQSATDQQSFELSSIVVEYDGKPNRCTIYPTEATRLQRMASWMTADADAFVALDEMC, from the coding sequence ATGACCGGTAGTTTCGATACAATCGACAAATCGGCCGAGCCGAAACAGAGTGCCACAGACCAACAGTCGTTCGAGTTGTCATCCATCGTCGTCGAGTACGACGGCAAACCGAACCGATGTACGATTTATCCGACGGAAGCCACCCGCCTCCAACGGATGGCCAGCTGGATGACCGCTGACGCAGATGCGTTCGTCGCGCTAGACGAGATGTGTTGA
- a CDS encoding rubrerythrin family protein, protein MNADEFVEAVRKENETALSRLGSSKSLYATTGGELEPDEVFRAAAASEHAAAETFSQWADEETDEGASDLFASIAETEADHYETVAAKVEGHEPDDVPALHDYLRGLDDTRARLGGFVGRTLASEKSKTQLTGFFTGQADPQSAQVFRDLKGDLESQLDGAVELLAERCDSDEEWEQAKDAATGAITAAYEEYTESLEAMGVNPKPVC, encoded by the coding sequence ATGAATGCAGACGAGTTCGTCGAAGCAGTCCGCAAAGAAAACGAAACCGCCCTCTCCCGACTCGGTTCGTCGAAGTCGCTCTACGCTACAACCGGAGGCGAACTGGAACCCGATGAGGTTTTTCGTGCCGCCGCCGCTTCCGAGCACGCGGCCGCAGAGACGTTCTCACAGTGGGCCGACGAAGAAACCGACGAAGGCGCGAGCGACCTGTTCGCCAGCATCGCCGAAACTGAAGCGGACCACTACGAAACCGTGGCTGCGAAAGTGGAGGGTCACGAACCGGACGACGTACCGGCCCTCCACGATTATCTTCGTGGATTAGACGATACCCGTGCGCGACTCGGAGGGTTCGTCGGGCGCACGCTGGCGAGCGAGAAATCGAAGACGCAGTTGACCGGCTTTTTCACCGGACAGGCGGACCCCCAGTCGGCGCAGGTGTTCCGCGATTTGAAGGGAGACCTCGAATCGCAGTTGGACGGCGCGGTCGAACTACTCGCCGAACGCTGTGATTCCGATGAGGAATGGGAGCAAGCTAAAGACGCCGCTACTGGCGCGATTACCGCTGCCTACGAAGAGTACACGGAATCGCTGGAAGCGATGGGTGTCAATCCGAAACCAGTCTGTTAA
- a CDS encoding DUF7553 family protein: MPREELVQAAEELKHASADVSGDVKDRLESQAESLRNLAEADHGPDHGRLDRIMHSLSELESDVDDETAKRIESAYDHVKAHRETVSGV, translated from the coding sequence ATGCCACGAGAGGAACTAGTGCAGGCGGCGGAGGAACTGAAACACGCCAGCGCGGACGTCTCCGGTGACGTCAAAGACCGACTCGAATCCCAGGCCGAATCGCTTCGTAACCTCGCGGAAGCGGACCACGGCCCCGATCACGGCCGACTCGACCGTATTATGCACTCGCTCTCGGAACTCGAATCCGACGTGGACGACGAGACTGCGAAGCGTATCGAGAGTGCATACGACCACGTCAAAGCCCACCGCGAAACGGTGAGCGGCGTCTGA
- a CDS encoding ABC transporter permease, with translation MSWRSIRGHKLRSSLTTLGVIIGVAAVIALATLGASVQASIIGDVGGEEAQQIYVWVGPEGQQGAPGAGAQPVFSDRDIDRLQAIDGVESVIPRGSVPISGLRYGNDTVARSDVVAITPAYFDGAEFESGTAFSSGANEVVLNTAAATQFDRNVSVGDSIAILRANGSAVNASVVGILNGSASRGPFEGFASQPRVYTPTDPFYETSVAIDGENRRVYPLLTVVASDPDTVEPVREEMLRYLESDSDAVSLMPTDYSFSARTNEELLQQVQDLLNTLTGFVTGIAVISLIVGSIGIANIMLVSVTERTKEIGIMKAVGAQRHDVIQLFLVEAVMLGLLGALLGTPLGVGTAYLVAGYIDVPLTFPLEWFAIAIAVGVLVGVVAGLYPAWSAARTDPIDALRYE, from the coding sequence ATGAGTTGGCGCTCCATCCGCGGCCACAAACTGCGCTCGTCCCTGACGACACTTGGCGTAATAATCGGCGTCGCGGCCGTTATCGCCCTCGCAACGCTGGGTGCAAGCGTACAGGCTTCCATCATTGGCGATGTGGGCGGCGAGGAAGCCCAGCAGATCTACGTTTGGGTCGGACCCGAAGGACAACAGGGTGCGCCCGGCGCGGGCGCACAACCCGTTTTTTCCGACCGAGATATCGACCGGCTTCAAGCCATCGATGGCGTCGAGAGCGTCATCCCGCGCGGGAGTGTTCCGATCTCGGGACTTCGGTACGGCAACGATACCGTGGCCCGGAGCGACGTCGTCGCCATCACTCCCGCGTATTTCGACGGCGCGGAGTTCGAATCCGGAACCGCGTTCAGCAGTGGTGCGAACGAAGTCGTCTTGAACACCGCTGCGGCTACCCAGTTCGATCGGAACGTCTCTGTCGGCGATTCGATTGCTATCCTCCGAGCGAACGGTTCTGCGGTGAACGCCTCCGTTGTCGGTATTTTGAACGGCTCTGCGAGTCGTGGCCCGTTCGAAGGCTTCGCTTCTCAGCCACGGGTTTACACGCCGACAGACCCGTTCTACGAAACGAGCGTCGCCATCGACGGCGAAAACAGACGCGTGTATCCGCTGCTAACGGTTGTGGCGTCCGACCCGGACACGGTCGAACCTGTTCGTGAGGAAATGCTTCGATATCTCGAGTCCGATTCGGATGCCGTTTCGCTCATGCCGACGGACTACAGCTTTTCGGCTCGGACGAACGAAGAACTGCTCCAGCAAGTCCAAGACCTGCTCAACACACTTACTGGCTTCGTGACCGGTATCGCCGTCATCTCGCTTATCGTCGGCTCCATCGGCATCGCCAACATCATGCTCGTGAGCGTCACGGAGCGAACCAAAGAAATCGGCATCATGAAAGCCGTCGGGGCACAGCGCCATGACGTGATTCAACTGTTCCTCGTCGAAGCCGTCATGTTGGGTCTGCTCGGCGCGTTGCTGGGAACGCCGCTCGGCGTCGGAACCGCATATCTCGTCGCGGGTTACATTGATGTGCCGCTTACCTTCCCATTGGAGTGGTTCGCCATCGCGATCGCCGTCGGCGTCCTCGTCGGTGTCGTCGCCGGACTGTACCCCGCGTGGAGCGCGGCTCGTACCGATCCCATCGACGCGCTCCGGTACGAATAA
- the rpiA gene encoding ribose-5-phosphate isomerase RpiA, translating into MKSTGGSDEAKRNAGESAAEAVEDEMVVGLGTGSTTAHAIRAIGRAVDAGLDVRGVPTSFQSRQLAREEGIPLTDLDSVSAIDLAIDGADQFAGAHLIKGGGAAHAREKVVDNAASRFLVVADPSKAGEYLSHPIPVEVLPSARTAVAADVRELGGSPTLREAERKDGPVVTDNGNLVLDCAFGEIRSPDELATGLASIPGVVEHGLFVGMADEIHVGTDDGVEVREL; encoded by the coding sequence ATGAAATCGACCGGCGGAAGCGACGAGGCGAAGAGAAACGCGGGCGAGAGCGCTGCCGAGGCAGTCGAAGACGAAATGGTCGTCGGACTAGGGACGGGAAGCACGACGGCGCACGCGATTCGAGCCATCGGGCGCGCAGTGGACGCCGGACTCGACGTACGAGGAGTTCCGACCTCGTTCCAATCGCGTCAACTGGCTCGTGAGGAGGGTATTCCGTTGACCGACCTCGATTCGGTTTCGGCCATCGACCTCGCGATCGACGGGGCAGACCAGTTCGCCGGGGCACACCTCATCAAGGGTGGTGGAGCAGCCCACGCCCGCGAGAAGGTCGTCGACAACGCGGCGAGTCGGTTCCTCGTCGTCGCGGACCCGAGCAAGGCGGGCGAATATCTGAGTCACCCGATACCTGTCGAAGTACTCCCTTCAGCACGGACGGCGGTGGCCGCCGACGTGCGGGAACTGGGCGGGAGTCCCACGCTCCGCGAAGCAGAGCGCAAAGACGGCCCAGTCGTGACCGATAATGGCAACCTCGTCCTCGATTGTGCGTTCGGCGAGATTCGGTCACCCGACGAACTGGCGACGGGCCTCGCTTCGATTCCCGGCGTGGTGGAACACGGCCTGTTCGTCGGGATGGCGGACGAGATACACGTCGGTACCGACGACGGCGTCGAGGTTCGTGAGTTGTAG
- a CDS encoding DUF1931 family protein — protein sequence MADLIVKAAVKEQLDDKNVASDFYDALDEEVAELLDDAARRAEENDRKTVQPRDL from the coding sequence ATGGCAGACCTTATTGTCAAAGCCGCTGTCAAAGAACAGCTCGACGACAAAAACGTTGCATCGGACTTCTACGATGCACTCGACGAGGAAGTCGCTGAGCTTCTCGACGACGCCGCCCGACGCGCCGAAGAGAACGACCGGAAGACGGTCCAGCCGCGCGACCTGTAA
- the larB gene encoding nickel pincer cofactor biosynthesis protein LarB, giving the protein MRELLEAVAEGEVTVSEAESMLSGYATTEAGRFDAARETRRGVPEAILCDGKTPDEVATLATIAVETAGRALITRASDEQIQAVRARLAEEHPDANVRVRERADVLVAHAVGFDRPELDVTVGIVSAGTSDAIPAGEAAVVAEEMGATVEELHDVGVASLVRVLDEVDALRAADVLVVAAGREGALPTVVAGLVDTPVIGLPVSNGYGHAGQGSAALSGMLQSCTVLSTVNIDAGFVAGAQAGLIARAVDAARE; this is encoded by the coding sequence ATGCGGGAATTACTCGAAGCGGTCGCGGAGGGCGAGGTAACTGTTTCCGAAGCGGAGTCGATGCTATCCGGATACGCGACAACCGAAGCAGGGCGGTTCGATGCCGCCCGAGAGACGCGCAGAGGCGTTCCTGAAGCGATTCTCTGTGACGGGAAGACACCGGACGAAGTGGCGACGCTCGCCACGATTGCAGTCGAAACGGCAGGTAGAGCATTGATCACGCGCGCGAGCGACGAACAGATACAAGCAGTCCGTGCGCGCCTCGCGGAGGAGCATCCGGACGCGAACGTCCGCGTGCGCGAACGCGCTGATGTGCTTGTCGCGCACGCCGTAGGCTTCGACCGACCCGAACTCGACGTCACGGTCGGCATCGTCAGCGCGGGCACGAGCGACGCGATTCCGGCCGGAGAGGCCGCAGTCGTCGCCGAGGAGATGGGTGCCACCGTCGAGGAACTCCATGACGTGGGCGTCGCCTCGCTCGTACGCGTGTTAGACGAGGTGGATGCCCTGCGCGCTGCAGACGTGCTCGTCGTCGCTGCCGGGCGCGAGGGCGCGCTTCCGACCGTCGTGGCGGGGTTGGTGGACACCCCCGTCATCGGACTCCCGGTCTCGAACGGCTACGGTCATGCCGGGCAGGGGTCGGCTGCACTTTCGGGGATGTTGCAGTCATGTACCGTCCTCTCGACAGTGAACATCGACGCCGGGTTCGTGGCTGGTGCACAGGCCGGTCTGATAGCGCGCGCTGTCGATGCGGCGCGGGAGTGA
- a CDS encoding heterodisulfide reductase-related iron-sulfur binding cluster, with protein sequence MQIFALAQAAGTTRPTFWRIGLVGEVLFYFLAAVAVFIFLFGVYNRFSRYTDGTEDWFERLDDLPGRITHAAKVVISNEKQFNRDLYGGLMHSFILWGFLTLLIGTTILAIDMDGYRKFTHYVLGNEESFFVGNFYLAYSLVMDAMGLLFVVGVGMAIYRRYWVRNERLWGKHTGREDDLFIWTLFLLGVGGYITEGFRILGTSATRDVSFETVSFVGWFVKLVLESVGVTPAMATAWYPVTWWSHALIALVFVAAIPYAKPFHMLSSFANVVTHDEKAGKRLPGVPSDASPDEIGASSIDDFSWRQLLDQDACTKCGRCSSVCPANASGRPLDPRDVILDLKQYRENLDAGVTDEKPIIADGGASVIDSETMESCMACMACMDACPVDIEHLTSFTDMNRRLTESGQMDVNVQDAMMNVFQNGNAFGDPERRRPEWTEELDFEIPDARDEDVEFLWYVGDYPSYDERNRRVARSLATILHETGVSYGILYEEERNDGNDVRRVGEEGLYEMLVEDNVAAFEKCDFDKIVCTDPHSYNTFKNEYPEMAEEFDAPVYHYTQVVEELFQSDRMGLSGNELDYTVTYHDPCHLGRYNDEYEAPREIVTGTGCTLDEMPRNRANSFCCGGGGGGLWMDFEEDSKPSEERIREALEDTDAKSGVEKFVVACPMCMTMYEDGRKTGGYEDDIEIVDVAELVVEALGAEAKIKVSN encoded by the coding sequence ATGCAAATCTTCGCGCTTGCACAGGCGGCGGGCACGACGCGTCCGACGTTCTGGAGGATCGGGCTCGTCGGCGAGGTACTCTTTTATTTCCTCGCCGCGGTCGCCGTTTTCATTTTCCTGTTCGGTGTGTACAACCGCTTCTCGCGGTACACTGACGGGACGGAGGATTGGTTCGAGCGACTCGACGATCTTCCGGGTCGAATCACTCACGCGGCGAAAGTCGTGATATCGAACGAGAAACAGTTCAACCGCGACCTCTACGGTGGGTTGATGCACTCGTTCATCTTGTGGGGTTTTCTGACCCTGCTCATCGGAACGACGATTCTCGCCATCGATATGGATGGCTATCGAAAATTCACCCATTACGTCCTCGGAAACGAGGAATCCTTCTTCGTGGGTAACTTCTACCTCGCCTACTCGCTCGTGATGGATGCAATGGGACTGCTCTTCGTCGTCGGTGTCGGGATGGCGATCTACCGGCGCTACTGGGTTCGAAACGAACGTCTCTGGGGGAAACACACCGGTCGAGAGGACGACCTGTTCATTTGGACGCTGTTCCTGCTCGGGGTCGGCGGTTACATCACCGAAGGGTTCCGAATCCTCGGTACGAGTGCGACTCGAGACGTTTCGTTCGAGACGGTGAGCTTCGTCGGTTGGTTCGTCAAACTAGTCCTCGAATCGGTGGGTGTCACGCCCGCGATGGCGACCGCGTGGTACCCGGTCACGTGGTGGTCACACGCGCTCATCGCGCTCGTCTTCGTCGCAGCGATCCCGTACGCGAAACCGTTCCACATGCTGTCGTCGTTCGCCAACGTCGTCACCCACGACGAGAAGGCTGGCAAGCGACTTCCCGGTGTCCCCTCGGATGCGAGCCCGGACGAAATCGGTGCGAGCAGCATCGACGACTTCTCGTGGCGACAACTGCTCGACCAGGACGCCTGTACGAAATGTGGTCGCTGTTCGTCGGTGTGTCCCGCGAACGCCTCGGGTCGGCCACTCGACCCACGTGACGTGATTCTCGACCTGAAACAGTACCGTGAGAACCTCGACGCCGGTGTCACCGACGAGAAACCGATCATCGCGGACGGCGGCGCGAGCGTCATCGACAGCGAAACGATGGAGTCCTGTATGGCTTGCATGGCCTGTATGGATGCCTGCCCGGTCGATATCGAACACCTCACGTCGTTCACGGACATGAACCGTCGACTCACCGAGTCCGGCCAGATGGACGTGAACGTGCAGGACGCGATGATGAACGTCTTCCAGAACGGAAACGCGTTCGGGGATCCCGAACGTCGTCGTCCGGAGTGGACCGAGGAACTCGACTTCGAGATTCCGGACGCCCGCGACGAGGATGTGGAGTTCCTCTGGTACGTCGGCGACTACCCATCTTACGACGAGCGCAACCGCCGCGTCGCGCGCTCGCTGGCGACCATCCTCCACGAGACGGGTGTCTCCTACGGTATCCTCTACGAGGAAGAGCGAAACGACGGCAACGATGTGCGCCGAGTCGGTGAGGAGGGCCTGTACGAGATGCTGGTCGAGGACAACGTCGCGGCGTTCGAAAAGTGCGACTTCGACAAAATCGTTTGTACCGACCCGCACAGCTACAACACCTTCAAAAACGAGTATCCGGAGATGGCCGAGGAGTTCGACGCGCCGGTGTACCACTACACGCAGGTCGTCGAGGAACTGTTTCAGTCGGACCGGATGGGCCTCTCCGGGAACGAACTCGACTACACCGTCACGTATCACGACCCATGCCATCTCGGGCGCTACAACGACGAGTACGAAGCACCCCGAGAAATCGTCACAGGCACCGGTTGTACGCTGGACGAGATGCCGCGCAACCGTGCCAACTCCTTCTGCTGTGGTGGTGGGGGTGGCGGCCTCTGGATGGACTTCGAGGAGGATTCCAAACCCAGTGAGGAGCGCATTCGGGAGGCACTCGAAGATACCGACGCCAAAAGCGGCGTCGAAAAGTTCGTCGTCGCCTGTCCGATGTGCATGACAATGTACGAAGACGGGCGAAAAACGGGCGGCTATGAGGACGACATCGAAATCGTAGACGTTGCTGAACTGGTGGTCGAAGCGTTGGGCGCGGAAGCGAAGATCAAAGTCTCGAACTGA